From Nocardia sp. NBC_00416:
CGCGCAGGCCAGGATGAGGGTTGCGGTAGGCGAAGGTATCCAGGCCCGCGCCGAGGATCACGACCTGTCGCACACCGGCAGCCACCGCCGCGGCCACCCGATCCTCGGCGAAACGGGTACGAGCAGCCAAGAACAGGCGGCGCGGCCGATCACTGGCACCCAGCCGCAGGATTTCCAGGTCTGCACCGTTATCGGGACGATCCGCTGCGGGCCGGCCCAATTCGGTCAGCTCATCCACACTGACGCCCAGCAGATCTGCCGCCAGTGGATCGGTGAGAATCCTCGGCCGGTCGGCAATTTGATGATAGGCACGGGCGTAGGCAGCCGCGAGCGCTGTCCGGCTGGGTCCCTCATGTTCCATACTCGAAGAAGCTACTCACGAACTGACGCGAGCACCGTGAACTCGGCCACACCAGCTACTCCTGGCGGAGCAGTGTGTGGCACGCCCCCAGTGACCAGTGGATACGCGAACTTCGTTGTTTCTTGGGCCATTACTGCCGGGAGCGCGACGACTGAGACTCAGCGGGAGCGCGGCCGCGCGGCGGGATCGGTCTCGGCCGGTCGGCGCCCCAGCGCCTCGGCGGACACCTTCACGTACGTCACCGGACCGTGCACCGACGTGCCCGCTCGCCGCCATCAGCATCGGAGTGGACGCGTCCTTCGCCGCGGCGTGGGTCGATCGGGCGGGCCGCAGCTGATGAGCGTGCACGATCCACGTCGCATCCCGGCGTGTGCTCCGGTTCGTGCCGCGCGGAGCCCGCTCCGGGGGAAGGTCGGGGTCCGGCCGTACCATCGGAGCCGTGAGCGAGCGACCTGCGGCGGTGCACCTGGTTCTGGGGGAAGAAGAACTGCTGATCCAACGAGCGGTGGCCGGGGTGACCGCGCAGGTGCGGTCGGTTGCGCCCGATCCCGGGTCGGTGCCGGTGGATCGGTTGCGGGCCGGTGACGCCAGCAGTGCGGAACTGGCAGAGCTGCTGAGTCCCTCGTTGTTCGCCGAAGACCGGGTGATAATCCTCGAATCGGCGGACCAGGCGGGCAAGGACGCTGTCACGGTGATCTCCGAGGCCGCGGCCGCGCCGCCCGACGGGGTGGTGCTGATGGTGGTGCACAGCGGTGGCGGGCGCGCGAAGGCGATGGTGCCCACCCTGCGGAAGGCGGGGGCGGTGGTGCACGAATGCGCGAAGCTCACCAAATCCTCGGAGCGGGCCGAATTCGTGCGCGCCGAATTCAGGGCCGCCGGGGTGCGCGTCTCGGGCGATGTGGTGCAGGCGGTACTCGACGCGGTGGGTTCGGAGCTGCGGGAACTGGCGGCGGCCTGTTCACAGCTTGTCGCCGATACCGGGGGCACGCTCGACGTCGCGGCGGTGCGGCGGTACTACTCCGGCAAGGCCGAGGTCTCCGGGTTCGAGGTCGCGGACCTGACCGTCGCGGGAAATCGGGCGGGGGCCGTGGAGGCGCTGCGGTGGGCGCAGGATCGCGGGGTGCCGCATGTGGTGCTGGCGGACGCGCTGGCCGATTCGGTGCACACCATCGCGAAGGTCGGTTCGGCGGGGCGGGGTGATCCGTTCAAGCTGGCGGGCCCGCTGGGGTTGCCGCCGTGGAAGGTGAAAAAAGCGCAGGGTCAGGCCCGGGGCTGGACCCCGGCCACGATCGGATCGGCGCTGCAGGTCGTGGCGACGCTGAACGCTGACGTCAAAGGCGGCGCCGCCGACTCCGGGTTCGCGCTCGAGGACGCCGTCCTGAAGCTGCTCGCCCTGCACGGGCGCGGCTGACGGGGGGTTCACGAGCGACCCGGGGCGCGGGGCCGGGGATATCGTTATTCGACCGCGCTGAGCTCCAACGCTTCCTCCGCGGCCTCGTCGTAGCGTCCGTCCCACTCTTCATAGACGGGGGTCTCCTCGTCCCGAGTGACCATCCAGACCACCACGTGCCCACCGTCGTCGTCGGCGGGCGCCAGCACGTTCTCGATCTTCACGCCGATACCGAGTACCTCGGCGGCACGGATCACGCCGGGCAGGTCGTCAGCCTGGACTACCGATTGGTTCGCATACACCGTAACCATGCGCCGCACATTACGGCAGGAACCCCGAGCCCGGAGCGCCGCCATCCGGGAACGCCGGTAAATCCCGTGCTGACCGGGGCCGGGCACAACAAAGCCGCCGTGGTCGTCAATGCCGCGGCGGCTTATCGTCGAACGATTTCGAGAAGGGTCAGAGCTTGTTCAGCGCTGTGGCCAGAGCCGACTTCTTGTTGGCGGCCTGGTTCGCGTGGATGACGCCCTTGGAAGCGGCCTTGTCGAGCTTGCGGCTCACGAAGCGCAGACGCTCGGCGGCGCCGTCCTTGTCGCCGGCCGCGGCGGCAGCCCGGAAGGCACGGATATGAGTGCGCAGCTCGGACTTGACCGACTGGTTGCGCTGACGCGCGACCTCGTTGGTGCGGATCCGCTTGATCTGGGAC
This genomic window contains:
- the holA gene encoding DNA polymerase III subunit delta — translated: MSERPAAVHLVLGEEELLIQRAVAGVTAQVRSVAPDPGSVPVDRLRAGDASSAELAELLSPSLFAEDRVIILESADQAGKDAVTVISEAAAAPPDGVVLMVVHSGGGRAKAMVPTLRKAGAVVHECAKLTKSSERAEFVRAEFRAAGVRVSGDVVQAVLDAVGSELRELAAACSQLVADTGGTLDVAAVRRYYSGKAEVSGFEVADLTVAGNRAGAVEALRWAQDRGVPHVVLADALADSVHTIAKVGSAGRGDPFKLAGPLGLPPWKVKKAQGQARGWTPATIGSALQVVATLNADVKGGAADSGFALEDAVLKLLALHGRG
- the rpsT gene encoding 30S ribosomal protein S20 gives rise to the protein MANIKSQIKRIRTNEVARQRNQSVKSELRTHIRAFRAAAAAGDKDGAAERLRFVSRKLDKAASKGVIHANQAANKKSALATALNKL